One window from the genome of bacterium encodes:
- the nadC gene encoding carboxylating nicotinate-nucleotide diphosphorylase yields MEFFYDENLDLVKIALAEDIGSGDVTSLALVPEVSILEARIIAKESGILCGLPIVEQVYSVLDSAVEVERFFDDGDSVEAGFSVVEVKGPARSVLAGERTAMNFLCHLSGVSTVSNLFSKRLEGTNCSILDTRKTTPGMRALEKYAVTIGGGKNHRLGLWDMILVKENHIIAAGGFMEAMERLFSSGFPSVPVEVEVRDIEELQIALKFPIDRVMLDNFSIENIIKAVEFRRILGAKVPFEVSGKVTLDNCRVYAETGVEFISSGSITHSVRALDFSMIAKFLENSEEL; encoded by the coding sequence ATGGAGTTTTTTTATGATGAGAATCTCGATTTAGTCAAGATAGCTTTAGCTGAGGATATTGGTTCAGGCGATGTAACTTCTTTAGCGCTTGTTCCTGAGGTCTCCATTCTTGAAGCGCGGATAATTGCGAAGGAGAGCGGTATTCTTTGTGGTTTACCTATTGTTGAGCAAGTGTATTCTGTTTTAGATTCAGCAGTTGAGGTCGAGCGTTTTTTTGATGATGGCGACTCGGTCGAGGCGGGATTCAGCGTCGTTGAGGTCAAAGGACCTGCTCGTTCAGTTCTTGCTGGCGAGCGGACCGCGATGAATTTTTTATGTCATCTTTCTGGCGTTTCTACTGTATCGAATCTTTTTTCAAAAAGGCTCGAGGGGACGAACTGCTCAATTTTGGATACTCGTAAGACGACACCTGGAATGCGTGCTCTCGAGAAGTATGCGGTTACTATCGGAGGCGGCAAGAACCACCGCCTAGGGCTTTGGGACATGATTCTTGTTAAAGAGAACCATATAATAGCTGCAGGCGGTTTTATGGAGGCGATGGAAAGGCTTTTTTCAAGCGGTTTTCCTTCGGTGCCTGTGGAGGTTGAAGTGCGAGATATTGAGGAGCTACAGATTGCTCTTAAATTTCCAATCGATAGGGTAATGCTCGATAATTTTTCGATAGAGAATATTATTAAAGCAGTAGAGTTTCGCAGAATTCTAGGCGCTAAGGTTCCTTTTGAGGTTTCGGGAAAAGTTACACTAGATAATTGCCGGGTATATGCCGAAACGGGAGTGGAGTTCATATCCAGCGGATCGATCACGCATTCTGTTCGTGCCCTAGATTTTAGCATGATCGCGAAGTTCCTCGAAAACAGTGAGGAATTGTAG